Proteins from a genomic interval of Desulfofustis limnaeus:
- the galE gene encoding UDP-glucose 4-epimerase GalE has product MHLLVTGGAGYIGSHTCLELLEQGHRVTVLDNLSNSSRTALERVSRLAGGRSVALEVVDLCDRAEVRRVFRAAVEPFAAVIHFAGLKAVGESVEQPLRYYRNNLVGTMILCEAMLEFGVRRLIFSSSATVYGDPATVPITEDFPLSCTNPYGRTKLMIEEILRDINQAHPDFQVALLRYFNPVGAHPSGLIGEAPTGRPNNLTPFITQVLIGTIEALSVFGDDYPTPDGTGVRDYIHVVDLARGHIKALDKLLENPGVVVYNLGTGRGYSVLEVIRAFEAASGRRVPYRIVARRSGDIAACYADPTKAARELGWQAHLGLQEMCRDSWNWQVRNPSGY; this is encoded by the coding sequence ATGCATCTCTTGGTGACCGGCGGCGCCGGCTATATCGGCAGCCATACCTGCCTGGAATTGCTCGAGCAAGGGCATCGAGTGACGGTGCTGGACAACTTGAGCAACTCCAGCAGAACCGCTCTTGAGCGTGTCTCCCGTCTTGCCGGCGGCCGCTCGGTGGCGTTGGAGGTGGTCGACCTCTGCGACCGCGCTGAAGTGCGGCGCGTCTTTCGCGCGGCTGTTGAGCCATTCGCTGCGGTCATCCATTTTGCCGGCCTGAAGGCGGTCGGTGAGTCGGTCGAGCAGCCGCTTCGCTATTACCGGAACAACCTCGTCGGCACCATGATCTTGTGCGAGGCCATGCTCGAGTTTGGTGTGCGCCGCCTCATCTTCAGCTCGTCGGCAACGGTCTACGGTGATCCCGCCACGGTCCCGATCACCGAGGATTTTCCGCTCTCCTGCACCAACCCCTATGGCCGTACCAAATTGATGATTGAGGAGATCCTGCGCGATATCAACCAGGCGCACCCGGATTTTCAAGTGGCCCTGTTGCGCTATTTTAACCCGGTCGGCGCGCATCCGAGCGGGTTGATCGGCGAAGCCCCGACCGGTCGGCCGAACAATCTCACCCCGTTCATCACCCAGGTCTTGATCGGCACGATCGAGGCTCTATCCGTCTTCGGTGATGACTATCCGACGCCGGATGGCACCGGGGTCCGCGACTATATCCATGTGGTGGACCTGGCTCGCGGTCACATCAAGGCCCTGGACAAGCTGCTGGAGAATCCCGGGGTGGTTGTCTACAACCTCGGTACCGGTCGCGGCTATTCGGTCCTGGAAGTGATCCGAGCCTTTGAGGCGGCCAGTGGCAGGCGAGTTCCCTATCGCATTGTTGCCCGACGTTCCGGAGACATCGCCGCCTGCTACGCCGACCCCACCAAGGCTGCCCGTGAACTCGGTTGGCAGGCCCATCTGGGATTGCAGGAGATGTGTCGGGACAGTTGGAACTGGCAGGTGCGGAATCCGTCCGGTTATTGA
- a CDS encoding (Fe-S)-binding protein, with amino-acid sequence MYEFRVSEMADEFGVHRNTIRNWINSGTLRAKEGPGRKYLMKFEDYQALCAKFGRKPQIKPTSNVDEEKIHKLETQRQAPEPLEIGFPEKTIYKDAQWADICLTCGTCASACPIAGVDGLDPRKIVRMAILGLEKELLDSNWPWKCTMCGKCENACPAGVQILALIRRLRGMRERNLVPGPIHKGVQTCLERGNNLGIPKDDFIFLCEELGEELAEEGLTGFKTPIDVVGARILVTVNSKEPFAEPDDMKYWWRIFHAAGESWTLSSENWEGVNWGLFSGDDEAMKTIVGRIVDNMRRLKCEALLLPEUGHAYFATRSGLNKWFPEALKEFKIYSVFDLLMEYINDGKIKLDKNKHPMRATYHDPCNYGRKSQKAFGKGYYEEGRIITQLCSTDYKDMEPNRESNYCCGAGGGAWAMPFAPERVYYGRIKARQIRETGAHLVVAPCHNCRDQLMKSLNNEYDLGMEVKYLWELVADSLVLPGQESEVTPEPSEA; translated from the coding sequence ATGTATGAGTTCAGAGTCAGCGAAATGGCCGATGAGTTTGGTGTTCATCGGAACACCATCCGGAACTGGATTAATTCCGGGACTCTTCGTGCCAAGGAGGGACCTGGTCGCAAGTACCTGATGAAGTTCGAGGACTACCAGGCCTTGTGCGCCAAGTTCGGTCGCAAGCCGCAGATCAAGCCGACCAGCAATGTGGACGAGGAGAAGATCCATAAACTGGAAACGCAGCGGCAGGCGCCGGAACCACTGGAGATCGGTTTCCCGGAGAAGACCATCTATAAGGACGCGCAATGGGCCGATATCTGTCTGACCTGCGGTACCTGCGCCAGCGCTTGTCCGATTGCCGGTGTTGACGGTCTTGATCCGCGCAAGATCGTGCGGATGGCTATCCTCGGCCTGGAAAAAGAGCTGCTGGACAGCAACTGGCCGTGGAAATGCACCATGTGCGGCAAGTGTGAGAACGCCTGTCCGGCCGGTGTCCAGATCCTTGCTTTGATACGGCGCCTGCGCGGCATGCGCGAGCGTAACCTGGTACCGGGGCCGATTCACAAAGGGGTACAGACCTGTCTTGAACGGGGAAACAATCTTGGTATACCCAAAGACGATTTCATCTTCCTCTGCGAGGAACTGGGAGAGGAACTGGCCGAGGAAGGATTGACCGGTTTTAAGACTCCGATCGACGTGGTTGGCGCTCGGATCCTGGTTACGGTGAACTCGAAGGAACCGTTCGCCGAGCCGGACGATATGAAGTACTGGTGGCGGATCTTCCATGCCGCCGGCGAATCCTGGACCCTTTCGTCGGAGAACTGGGAAGGCGTCAACTGGGGGCTGTTTTCCGGTGATGACGAGGCGATGAAGACGATTGTCGGCCGCATCGTCGATAACATGCGCCGGTTGAAGTGCGAGGCACTGCTCTTACCCGAGTGAGGCCACGCCTACTTTGCAACCCGGTCCGGGTTGAACAAATGGTTTCCGGAAGCGCTGAAGGAATTCAAGATCTATTCGGTCTTCGACCTGCTGATGGAATACATCAACGACGGCAAGATCAAGCTCGACAAAAACAAGCATCCCATGCGGGCGACCTATCACGATCCCTGCAACTATGGACGTAAGTCGCAGAAGGCCTTCGGCAAGGGCTACTACGAGGAAGGCCGCATCATCACCCAGCTCTGCTCTACTGACTACAAGGACATGGAGCCAAACCGCGAGTCCAATTACTGCTGCGGCGCCGGTGGTGGCGCCTGGGCCATGCCGTTTGCTCCGGAGCGGGTCTATTACGGTCGGATCAAGGCCCGCCAGATCCGGGAAACGGGCGCTCATCTGGTGGTGGCTCCCTGCCACAACTGCCGCGATCAGCTCATGAAGTCGCTCAACAACGAATATGACCTCGGGATGGAGGTCAAGTACCTGTGGGAACTGGTTGCCGATTCCCTGGTCCTTCCGGGCCAGGAGAGCGAGGTGACGCCTGAGCCCAGCGAGGCGTAA
- a CDS encoding hydrogenase iron-sulfur subunit yields the protein MSFEPKIIAFCCNWCSYAAADLAGTARMQYPANVRIIRVMCSGMVHPEFVTKALDQGADGVMVLGUHLGECHYLDGNYKAMARSDMITEILEDYGYEPERFAITWVSSAEPDKFVKAVNEMTARVKKLGPAHSNAQAA from the coding sequence ATGAGTTTTGAACCAAAAATCATAGCATTCTGTTGCAACTGGTGTTCGTACGCCGCTGCGGACCTCGCCGGTACCGCCAGAATGCAATATCCGGCAAACGTCCGGATCATCCGGGTCATGTGTTCCGGTATGGTGCATCCGGAATTCGTCACCAAAGCGCTCGACCAGGGCGCCGACGGCGTCATGGTGCTTGGCTGACACCTCGGGGAATGTCATTACCTGGATGGTAATTACAAAGCGATGGCGCGCTCGGACATGATCACCGAGATTCTCGAGGACTACGGCTATGAACCGGAACGGTTTGCGATTACGTGGGTATCCTCTGCCGAGCCGGACAAGTTCGTCAAGGCGGTGAATGAGATGACCGCCCGGGTGAAGAAACTGGGGCCGGCCCACAGCAACGCTCAGGCGGCGTGA
- a CDS encoding CoB--CoM heterodisulfide reductase iron-sulfur subunit A family protein has product MLDSKKVGSVMIVGGGITGMQAALDLADSGYYVYLVERTGAIGGAMAQLDKTFPTNDCSMUIIAPKLVECGRHLNIKLMTLSEVAAISGDVGDFQVTVKERPRYVDMDKCIACGECAAKCPKKVDSEYDAATGKRKAIYVKYAQAVPLKYQIDADNCIRFKKAGACGFCEKVCPAGAVNFDDTEKLHQVNVGAIILAPGFETFDPKAAGVWGFGRYPNVVTAMQFERYLSASGPTEGHLIRPSDGKEVTKVAFLQCVGSRDENKCGNGYCSSVCCMYAIKEAVMAKDHVPGLRTSIFMMDMRTHGKDFDRYYQRAKEDAGVRFVRCRVHGVEPEGDSGDLRLHYINEEGRQVEEYFDLVVLSVGLQIPEHVKALADMAGVRLTNDRFAATSDFSPVSTSKKGIFTCGAFAGPKDIPQSVMEGSAAAAAVADVLAPARGQLTQEKTFPQERDVVTEEPKIGVFVCHCGSNIAGVVDVQAVEKYAETLPGVVHVERNLFSCSQDTQEQMVQTIKSKGLNRVVVAACTPRTHEPLFRETLKSAGLNEYLVEMANIRNQNSWVHSNDPKKATQKAMDLVRMAVAKVARQISLQPISVPINQKGLVIGGGIAGMTAALNMAEQGFEVHLVEKTEALGGNAVYLGHTWSGEAIHDKARKLIDEVQKNERIIIHRGFEVTEAHGFVGNFQTTITTRDGLTKVIEHGVGVVATGGGALRPKEYGYGRIPNVVTALEFDRLFKLKEQHAAKAKTIVFIQCVGSREGDRMYCSKVCCTHSVQSAIELKQEDPSRMIYILYRDMRTYGQREALYKKARQLGVIFINYETHGKPTVEVEHKQVNVGVWDHVLHRPLRIKADMVVLATAIVANPDAAKLNKIYKVSLDGDGFFQEAHAKLRPVDFATDGMFVAGLAHYPKPVEESVAQALAASGRAATLLSRSAVNLDAIKAEPDLRYCDGCALCVDVCPYHAIELVEGAAETPDSQPHRYIQINKAQCKGCGLCQGTCPKRGVVVQGFTMEQISSQIEAALAI; this is encoded by the coding sequence ATGCTGGATAGCAAAAAAGTCGGCTCGGTGATGATCGTTGGTGGCGGTATCACCGGTATGCAGGCGGCCTTGGATCTTGCCGATTCCGGGTACTATGTCTACCTGGTGGAACGAACCGGCGCCATCGGCGGCGCCATGGCGCAACTGGATAAGACCTTCCCGACCAACGACTGCTCGATGTGAATCATCGCGCCAAAATTGGTTGAGTGCGGTCGGCACTTAAATATCAAGTTGATGACGCTCAGTGAAGTCGCTGCCATTTCAGGCGACGTAGGCGACTTCCAGGTAACGGTAAAAGAACGTCCACGCTATGTGGATATGGACAAGTGTATCGCTTGCGGTGAGTGTGCGGCGAAGTGTCCGAAGAAGGTGGACAGTGAGTACGATGCCGCCACCGGTAAGCGTAAAGCGATCTATGTGAAATACGCTCAGGCGGTGCCGCTGAAATATCAGATCGACGCCGATAATTGTATTCGGTTCAAAAAAGCGGGGGCCTGCGGTTTCTGCGAAAAGGTCTGCCCAGCTGGCGCGGTCAATTTCGACGACACCGAAAAGCTCCACCAGGTCAACGTCGGGGCCATCATCCTTGCCCCCGGTTTTGAGACCTTTGATCCGAAGGCTGCAGGCGTTTGGGGCTTTGGCAGATATCCGAACGTGGTTACCGCCATGCAGTTCGAGCGGTACCTGTCCGCCTCCGGCCCCACCGAAGGGCATCTGATCAGGCCGTCCGACGGGAAGGAAGTGACCAAGGTGGCGTTTCTGCAATGCGTCGGTAGCCGTGACGAGAATAAATGCGGGAACGGTTATTGCTCATCGGTCTGCTGCATGTACGCCATCAAGGAAGCGGTGATGGCCAAGGATCACGTGCCAGGGTTGCGCACCTCTATTTTCATGATGGACATGCGGACCCATGGCAAGGATTTTGACCGCTACTATCAGCGCGCCAAGGAAGATGCGGGTGTTCGGTTCGTTCGCTGCCGGGTGCATGGGGTTGAGCCCGAAGGTGACAGCGGCGACCTGCGTTTGCATTATATCAACGAGGAAGGACGGCAGGTCGAGGAATATTTCGATCTGGTCGTACTCTCGGTCGGTCTGCAGATTCCCGAGCATGTCAAAGCCTTGGCTGACATGGCCGGCGTCCGTCTGACCAACGACCGATTTGCCGCCACTTCCGATTTCTCACCGGTATCCACGTCGAAAAAAGGGATTTTCACCTGCGGCGCCTTTGCCGGTCCCAAAGACATCCCGCAGTCGGTCATGGAAGGTTCCGCCGCTGCCGCAGCGGTGGCCGATGTCCTGGCTCCGGCCCGTGGTCAGCTGACTCAGGAAAAGACCTTCCCGCAGGAACGTGACGTGGTGACGGAGGAACCGAAGATCGGGGTATTCGTCTGTCACTGCGGTTCCAATATCGCCGGTGTCGTTGATGTCCAAGCGGTGGAAAAATACGCCGAGACGTTGCCCGGCGTGGTGCATGTGGAACGCAACCTGTTCAGCTGCTCGCAAGACACCCAGGAACAGATGGTGCAGACCATCAAGAGCAAGGGGTTGAACCGGGTGGTTGTGGCCGCCTGTACCCCGCGGACCCACGAGCCGCTGTTCCGGGAGACCTTGAAGTCGGCAGGGCTCAATGAGTATCTGGTGGAGATGGCCAATATCCGCAACCAGAACTCCTGGGTTCACAGCAACGATCCGAAGAAGGCTACCCAGAAGGCCATGGATCTGGTACGCATGGCTGTTGCCAAGGTGGCCAGGCAGATCTCGCTGCAGCCGATTTCGGTGCCGATCAATCAGAAAGGTCTGGTCATCGGCGGCGGTATCGCCGGCATGACGGCGGCCTTGAACATGGCCGAGCAGGGCTTTGAAGTTCACCTGGTGGAGAAGACCGAGGCCCTTGGCGGGAACGCTGTGTATCTCGGTCATACCTGGTCGGGTGAGGCGATTCATGACAAGGCCCGGAAGCTGATCGACGAAGTGCAGAAAAACGAGCGGATCATCATCCATCGCGGCTTCGAGGTCACCGAGGCACACGGATTTGTCGGTAATTTCCAGACGACGATCACCACTCGCGACGGCCTCACCAAGGTCATCGAGCACGGCGTCGGCGTTGTTGCCACCGGCGGCGGTGCGTTGCGACCCAAGGAATACGGGTACGGACGTATCCCCAACGTGGTGACGGCCCTGGAGTTCGATCGCCTGTTCAAACTCAAGGAACAGCACGCCGCCAAGGCCAAGACCATCGTCTTCATTCAGTGTGTCGGCTCCCGGGAGGGAGATCGGATGTACTGCTCCAAGGTCTGCTGCACTCATTCGGTGCAGTCGGCCATCGAGTTGAAGCAGGAAGATCCGTCACGGATGATTTATATCCTCTATCGTGACATGCGTACGTATGGCCAGCGAGAAGCGCTGTACAAAAAGGCGCGACAGCTTGGCGTCATCTTCATCAACTACGAGACACACGGCAAACCGACCGTGGAGGTGGAACACAAGCAGGTCAACGTCGGTGTCTGGGATCATGTGTTGCACCGGCCGCTGCGGATCAAGGCGGATATGGTGGTCCTGGCCACGGCCATCGTGGCCAACCCCGACGCTGCGAAACTGAACAAGATCTACAAGGTTTCGCTGGATGGCGACGGCTTCTTCCAGGAGGCCCACGCCAAATTGCGGCCGGTGGATTTCGCCACTGACGGCATGTTCGTGGCCGGCCTGGCCCATTATCCGAAACCGGTGGAAGAATCGGTGGCCCAGGCATTGGCGGCTTCCGGCCGGGCAGCCACGCTGCTGTCCCGCTCCGCGGTCAACCTCGACGCCATCAAGGCCGAACCCGATCTGCGCTATTGCGACGGTTGCGCTCTCTGCGTCGACGTCTGTCCGTACCATGCCATCGAACTGGTGGAGGGGGCGGCAGAGACACCGGATAGCCAGCCGCACCGTTATATCCAGATCAACAAGGCACAATGCAAGGGATGCGGCCTCTGCCAGGGGACTTGTCCCAAACGCGGGGTGGTGGTCCAGGGTTTCACCATGGAACAAATCAGCAGCCAGATCGAGGCGGCGCTCGCCATCTGA
- a CDS encoding glutathione S-transferase N-terminal domain-containing protein has protein sequence MQLYVREGCPFCRKVIEAAQRLGLREGVDYCLIDAAPDTPGRQAVLAVGGKPMVPFLIDGDHSMYESDDIIDYLRRRFAR, from the coding sequence GTGCAACTATACGTGCGTGAGGGCTGCCCGTTCTGCCGGAAGGTGATCGAGGCAGCGCAGCGCCTGGGATTACGGGAAGGGGTCGACTATTGCTTGATTGATGCGGCACCGGATACCCCGGGGCGACAAGCCGTGTTGGCGGTAGGGGGTAAGCCGATGGTGCCGTTTCTGATCGACGGGGACCACTCGATGTATGAAAGCGACGATATTATCGACTATCTTCGCCGGCGGTTTGCCCGCTGA
- a CDS encoding hydrogenase maturation protease: protein MSSVMIFGCGNLLMGDDGFGPTVVEALNTRYQLPDGVEAVDAMTGIREYLFDYLLTEEGRPEQIIILDAVDFPQRQPGEVFFIDSQSIPAKKIHDFSLHQFPTVNLLHELEQHTGIQVTIIAAQAEYIPAEIEPGLTPSMNDAVSRACEMIMHILSNQPHEVTLHDV from the coding sequence ATGTCTTCCGTGATGATCTTTGGCTGTGGCAATCTATTGATGGGCGATGACGGTTTCGGTCCGACCGTCGTGGAGGCCTTGAATACCCGTTACCAGCTGCCGGACGGGGTGGAGGCGGTCGACGCCATGACCGGTATCAGGGAATATCTCTTTGACTACCTGCTTACTGAGGAGGGGCGACCGGAGCAGATTATCATCCTCGATGCCGTTGATTTTCCACAGCGACAACCCGGCGAAGTGTTTTTTATCGATTCACAGTCTATCCCGGCAAAAAAAATCCACGACTTTTCGCTGCACCAATTCCCCACCGTCAATCTGCTGCACGAACTGGAGCAACACACCGGCATTCAGGTGACCATCATTGCCGCTCAGGCAGAATATATCCCGGCTGAGATCGAACCGGGTCTCACGCCGTCCATGAATGATGCCGTTTCCCGAGCATGCGAAATGATCATGCACATTCTATCAAATCAGCCACATGAGGTGACCCTACATGATGTATGA
- a CDS encoding ABC transporter ATP-binding protein yields the protein MAVPALELIDLRKTYAGGVEAVRGVSLHVEEGEFFGLLGPNGAGKTTCIGIITSLVYKTSGTVRIFGIDIDHDFSAAKRLIGVVPQEMNFSIFEKVEDIVCQQAGYYGIPRPQAAQRAEYYLRRLSLWDKRHVPAQELSGGMKRRLMIARGLVHDPKLLILDEPTAGVDVELRRGMWEFLEGLNREGRTVILTTHYLEEAEQLCNRIGIIADGRLVTHADKRELLKRLDRQTFILDLASPVTAVEPFGSVPFTVVDETTVEVTLPRERSLNELFAHLDRHGLTVDSMRTKANRLEEIFVEMVQ from the coding sequence ATGGCCGTGCCGGCGCTTGAATTGATCGACCTGCGCAAGACGTACGCCGGCGGTGTCGAAGCGGTTCGGGGAGTCTCGCTGCACGTGGAGGAGGGTGAGTTCTTCGGCCTGCTGGGGCCCAACGGCGCCGGCAAGACGACCTGCATCGGCATTATCACCTCCCTGGTCTACAAGACCTCCGGGACCGTGCGGATTTTCGGCATCGACATCGATCACGATTTTTCGGCGGCCAAACGACTCATTGGCGTGGTACCGCAGGAGATGAATTTTTCCATCTTCGAAAAAGTCGAGGATATCGTCTGCCAGCAGGCCGGCTATTACGGCATACCGCGGCCTCAGGCCGCCCAGCGTGCTGAATACTATCTGCGCCGGCTTTCCCTCTGGGATAAACGCCACGTGCCGGCGCAGGAATTGTCCGGTGGTATGAAGCGACGCCTGATGATCGCCCGCGGGCTGGTTCACGACCCCAAACTGCTGATTCTCGACGAGCCGACAGCCGGGGTCGATGTGGAACTGCGTCGCGGCATGTGGGAATTCCTGGAGGGGTTGAACCGTGAAGGGCGTACGGTCATCCTGACCACCCACTATCTGGAGGAGGCCGAACAGCTGTGCAACCGGATCGGTATCATCGCCGACGGCCGGCTGGTTACCCATGCCGATAAGCGAGAGTTGTTGAAGAGGCTGGATCGGCAGACCTTCATCCTGGACCTCGCGTCTCCAGTGACAGCTGTGGAACCGTTCGGGTCGGTGCCGTTCACGGTTGTCGATGAGACCACGGTGGAGGTGACGTTGCCCCGGGAGCGATCACTCAACGAGTTGTTCGCCCATCTCGACCGGCACGGGTTGACGGTGGATTCCATGCGAACCAAGGCCAACCGGCTGGAAGAAATTTTTGTGGAGATGGTGCAATGA
- a CDS encoding ABC transporter permease: protein MTQADLISLSSIARRETVRIFRIWVQTLVPPVVTATLYFLIFGSFIGSRLDDVHGYDYMAFIAPGLIMMAIITNSYTNAVSSFFSSKFQRNIEELLVSPTPDWVIVLGYVSGAMVRGLSVGVLVGLVSLVFVRIVPHNLLYVVLFAILTSFVFALAGLINGIFAKKFDDISIIPTFVITPLTYLGGVFYSIALLPDVWRLLSRLNPIVYMIDGFRYGFLGISDIGPLSGLLILVLIGALLFAANLLLLRKGTGLRS from the coding sequence ATGACCCAGGCCGATTTGATCTCTTTGAGCAGCATCGCCCGCCGGGAGACCGTCCGTATCTTCCGTATCTGGGTGCAGACGCTGGTACCGCCGGTGGTAACCGCCACCCTCTACTTCCTGATCTTCGGCTCCTTCATCGGTTCCCGGCTCGACGATGTACACGGCTACGATTACATGGCCTTCATCGCCCCCGGCCTGATCATGATGGCCATCATCACCAATTCCTACACCAACGCGGTATCGAGCTTTTTCAGCAGCAAGTTTCAACGAAATATCGAGGAGCTGCTGGTCAGCCCGACGCCGGATTGGGTCATCGTCCTCGGGTACGTGTCGGGGGCGATGGTGCGCGGGCTCAGCGTCGGCGTCCTGGTGGGACTGGTCAGCCTGGTCTTTGTCCGGATCGTGCCGCACAACCTGCTGTATGTCGTGCTCTTCGCGATTCTGACCAGTTTCGTCTTTGCTCTGGCCGGTTTGATCAACGGCATTTTTGCCAAGAAGTTCGATGATATTTCCATCATTCCCACCTTTGTTATCACGCCGTTGACCTATCTCGGCGGGGTCTTCTATTCCATTGCGCTGCTTCCCGATGTCTGGCGGCTGCTCTCCCGCCTCAACCCGATTGTGTATATGATTGATGGTTTTCGTTACGGTTTTCTTGGGATATCCGATATCGGTCCGCTGAGCGGTCTGCTCATCCTGGTCCTTATCGGGGCACTGCTCTTTGCCGCCAATCTCTTGCTGCTCAGGAAGGGCACGGGGTTGCGCAGTTGA
- the ligA gene encoding NAD-dependent DNA ligase LigA, producing the protein MEQAARRARELRQQLEEHAYRYYVLDDPIISDGEYDRLFQELLDLEARHPEVVSADSPTQRVGGAPLDRFSQVSHRLPMLSLENAFSDEDLRTFAERLERFLNAPVSSGFSAEPKLDGLAVELVYQDGRFSLGSTRGDGVVGEDITAQLRTVSSIPLQLKQPCSGLLEVRGEVYMEKRGLAELNESQLARGLPPFANPRNAAAGSLRQLDPAVTAQRPLRFFAYGVADPETTGCVTQTELLGFLRRVGIPVSRNALFCPTIEAVIAHYRRLNQTRHELPYEIDGMVVKIDQFALQNRLGSKARAPRWAIAYKFAATQANTTLLDVEFQVGRTGAVTPVAILEPVLIDGATVSRATLHNEDELQRKDLRIGDTVLVQRAGDVIPEVVKPIADLRRGTETPVVMPRHCPACGAALLRPAGEAVTRCVNPLCPAQRLRSLIHYCSKAGLDIEGLGRKSVEQLHDQGLVNTIVDLYRLDRNRLKDLPGWGEKSADKVLAAVEAAKRPPLARFLAALGIRYVGEINAELLEQHFRSLDDLRRASREKLLEIDGIGPQAADSLVAFFATAEIAEMITALEFLGVKPLAAIGRDNELPLAGMVFVFTGGMQHLSRDEAKKLVKERGGHIASTVTRTVTHVVAGEKSGSKRRRAEELGKIIISEEQFLDLAGYRP; encoded by the coding sequence ATGGAGCAGGCCGCCCGGCGCGCCCGGGAACTTCGGCAGCAACTGGAGGAACATGCCTACCGGTATTACGTGCTTGACGACCCGATCATCTCCGATGGTGAGTATGATCGACTCTTCCAGGAGCTGCTCGACCTGGAGGCACGGCATCCGGAGGTGGTGAGCGCCGATTCGCCGACCCAACGGGTCGGCGGCGCACCGCTCGATCGCTTCTCCCAGGTGAGCCATCGCCTGCCCATGCTCAGCCTGGAAAACGCTTTTTCCGACGAGGACCTGCGCACCTTCGCCGAACGGCTGGAGCGGTTTCTCAACGCGCCGGTCAGCTCCGGTTTTTCGGCAGAACCGAAACTGGACGGGCTGGCCGTCGAGCTCGTTTACCAGGACGGCCGTTTCTCGCTCGGATCGACCCGGGGGGATGGCGTCGTCGGTGAAGACATCACCGCCCAGTTGCGCACCGTTTCCTCCATTCCTCTGCAATTAAAGCAACCCTGCTCCGGCCTGCTGGAAGTACGCGGCGAGGTCTACATGGAAAAACGCGGCCTGGCCGAACTCAACGAGAGTCAACTGGCCAGAGGCTTGCCGCCCTTCGCCAATCCGCGTAACGCCGCCGCCGGCTCGTTGCGTCAGCTCGACCCGGCCGTCACCGCGCAGCGACCACTCCGCTTCTTTGCCTACGGCGTTGCCGACCCGGAAACAACCGGTTGCGTCACCCAGACCGAACTCCTCGGTTTTCTGCGCCGCGTCGGCATTCCCGTCAGCCGGAACGCACTCTTTTGCCCGACCATCGAAGCAGTGATCGCCCATTATCGCCGACTCAACCAGACCCGGCACGAGTTGCCCTACGAAATCGACGGTATGGTGGTCAAGATCGACCAGTTCGCCCTGCAGAACCGACTTGGCAGCAAGGCTCGGGCGCCACGCTGGGCGATCGCCTACAAATTCGCCGCAACCCAGGCCAACACCACTCTGCTCGACGTTGAATTCCAGGTGGGCCGCACCGGAGCGGTGACCCCGGTGGCAATCCTCGAACCGGTGTTGATCGACGGCGCCACCGTCAGCCGCGCCACGCTGCACAATGAGGATGAACTGCAACGCAAGGATTTGCGCATCGGCGATACCGTTCTGGTACAACGGGCCGGCGACGTCATCCCCGAGGTGGTCAAGCCGATTGCCGACCTGCGCCGCGGCACCGAAACGCCGGTGGTCATGCCGCGCCATTGTCCGGCCTGTGGAGCGGCACTGCTCCGTCCGGCGGGGGAGGCGGTGACCCGCTGCGTCAACCCGCTCTGCCCCGCCCAGCGGTTGCGCAGCCTGATTCACTACTGCTCCAAGGCCGGTCTTGACATCGAAGGGCTGGGCCGAAAAAGCGTCGAGCAACTGCACGACCAGGGACTGGTCAACACCATCGTCGATCTCTACCGTCTCGATCGCAACCGCCTCAAAGATCTGCCCGGCTGGGGGGAAAAATCGGCCGACAAGGTGCTTGCCGCCGTCGAGGCAGCCAAGCGACCGCCGCTGGCTCGTTTCCTTGCCGCCTTGGGCATCCGCTACGTGGGCGAGATCAACGCCGAGCTGCTCGAGCAGCACTTCCGCTCGCTGGACGACCTGCGCCGGGCCAGCCGGGAAAAACTGCTGGAAATAGACGGGATCGGCCCACAGGCGGCGGACAGCCTGGTTGCCTTTTTCGCGACGGCCGAGATCGCCGAGATGATCACCGCCCTCGAATTCCTGGGCGTCAAGCCGTTGGCGGCCATCGGTCGGGACAACGAACTGCCGCTCGCGGGTATGGTCTTTGTATTCACCGGGGGAATGCAGCACCTGTCCCGCGACGAGGCAAAAAAGCTGGTCAAGGAGCGCGGCGGCCACATCGCCTCCACGGTCACCCGGACCGTCACCCACGTGGTGGCCGGCGAAAAATCGGGATCAAAACGGCGACGGGCCGAGGAATTAGGCAAAATCATCATCTCCGAGGAGCAATTCCTCGATCTCGCCGGTTATCGGCCCTGA
- a CDS encoding tautomerase family protein, which produces MPYVNIRVAGTLTKEQKEKISKGVTEVICREAHKPPEAVLIFIDEVERDNIAKAGTLLSNS; this is translated from the coding sequence ATGCCCTACGTCAACATCCGCGTCGCCGGAACGCTTACAAAAGAGCAGAAGGAAAAGATCAGCAAGGGAGTTACCGAGGTCATCTGTCGGGAAGCACACAAGCCGCCGGAGGCAGTGCTCATTTTCATCGACGAGGTGGAACGGGACAACATCGCCAAGGCCGGCACCCTGCTGAGCAACAGCTGA